One Catharus ustulatus isolate bCatUst1 chromosome 2, bCatUst1.pri.v2, whole genome shotgun sequence genomic window carries:
- the SKA3 gene encoding spindle and kinetochore-associated protein 3 isoform X3 has protein sequence MDVTRSFFGKLRELALTMEKEVKQMERAMRREDVDYEDESPIAVLHDLHCKIKAHKEEVRASLDKSCSEEKAIREFMKASEILMQRNTADLGKISELFQKYGYKSRVKESTEEEDEVNSESAMSVQNKSDEEKANDVPHLSASTEKPMLPKDPLRSPQLSDFGLSQLAVSRPWSVVKAQHTASARQQNSKNETPLRLQTPRALPKTPKCKLKMDDYECELEHFGISEHTMCMNEDYTMSLIHKTSQTIKNLVKRGDTNLPEMTIKEIMVTPTSKSSKRAENAAAHWTASPMVFVFCTPDVKASSKTTNAVLSSSPETKELPLPSTAATPQCPDFQTRWLKAEAKQVTPGGKIESVTKNDAKDTPYKEKRIAFAASCDEYLKHPRDPSPPKLEDYDHLLNTPPPPEITRIPDDVLKMLSQYNRKVDASSKAKEMENKAGNTRRYESYSTDYCNKENRGYRGVFKTNI, from the exons ACTATGAAGATGAATCTCCAATAGCAGTCTTGCATGACCTTCATTGCAAAATCAAGGCTCACAAG GAAGAGGTTCGTGCCAGTCTTGATaagagctgctctgaggaaaAAGCAATTCGTGAGTTTATGAAGGCAAGTGAAATCTTGATGCAAAGAAATACAGCAGATCTTGGAAAAATAAGTGAGCTGTTCCAGAAATATGGCTACAAATCACGTGTCAAAGAATCTACAG aagaggaggatgaagttAACAGTGAATCAGCAATGTCTGTCCAGAATAAATCtgatgaagaaaaagcaaatgatGTCCCTCACCTATCTGCCTCTACAGAGAAGCCAATGTTGCCCAAAGACCCACTGCGTAGCCCCCAGCTCTCTGATTTTGGTCTTTCCCAATTGGCTGTCTCCAGGCCTTGGAGTGTGGTGAAAGCCCAGCACACGGCAAGTGCACGTCAACAAAACTCAAAGAATGAGACTCCGTTAAGATTGCAAACACCCCGGGCTTTGCCCAAAACACCGAAATGCAAGCTAAAGATGGATGACTATGAGTGTGAACTTGAACACTTTGGCATTAGTGAACATACCATGTGTATGAATGAAGATTATACTATGTCACTTATTCATAAAACTTCTCAGACAATCAAAAA TTTGGTTAAAAGAGGAGACACTAATTTGCCAGAAATGACAATCAAGGAAATCATGGTTACTCCTACATCAAAATCAAGTAAAAGAGCTGAGAACG CAGCAGCTCACTGGACAGCTTCTCCTATGGTATTTGTGTTCTGTACTCCTGATGTGAAGGCCTCTTCCAAAACAACTAATGCAGTATTATCAAGTTCACCAGAGACAAAAGAACTGCCTCTTCCCAGTACTGCAGCAACGCCACAGTGTCCAGATTTTCAAACAAGATGGCTAAAAGCAGAAGCTAAG CAGGTAACACCAGGGGGGAAGATTGAGTCAGTGACAAAGAATGATGCAAAAGATACAccatacaaagaaaaaagaattgctTTTGCTGCGAGCTGTGATGAGTATCTTAAACATCCTAGGGACCCTTCCCCTCCCAAACTGGAAGACTATGACCATCTACTCAATACTCCTCCACCTCCAGAAATAACAAGGATACCAGATGATGTTCTGAAG ATGCTTTCCCAGTATAATCGTAAGGTAGATGCCTCTTCTAAAGCCAAGGAAATGGAGAACAAGGCAGGAAATACTAGAAGATATGAAAGTTATTCCACTGATTACTGCAACAAAGAGAACAG GGGGTATCGTGGAGTTTTCAAGACAAACATCTGA
- the SKA3 gene encoding spindle and kinetochore-associated protein 3 isoform X4 has product MDVTRSFFGKLRELALTMEKEVKQMERAMRREDVDYEDESPIAVLHDLHCKIKAHKEEVRASLDKSCSEEKAIREFMKASEILMQRNTADLGKISELFQKYGYKSRVKESTEEDEVNSESAMSVQNKSDEEKANDVPHLSASTEKPMLPKDPLRSPQLSDFGLSQLAVSRPWSVVKAQHTASARQQNSKNETPLRLQTPRALPKTPKCKLKMDDYECELEHFGISEHTMCMNEDYTMSLIHKTSQTIKNLVKRGDTNLPEMTIKEIMVTPTSKSSKRAENAAAHWTASPMVFVFCTPDVKASSKTTNAVLSSSPETKELPLPSTAATPQCPDFQTRWLKAEAKQQVTPGGKIESVTKNDAKDTPYKEKRIAFAASCDEYLKHPRDPSPPKLEDYDHLLNTPPPPEITRIPDDVLKMLSQYNRKVDASSKAKEMENKAGNTRRYESYSTDYCNKENRGYRGVFKTNI; this is encoded by the exons ACTATGAAGATGAATCTCCAATAGCAGTCTTGCATGACCTTCATTGCAAAATCAAGGCTCACAAG GAAGAGGTTCGTGCCAGTCTTGATaagagctgctctgaggaaaAAGCAATTCGTGAGTTTATGAAGGCAAGTGAAATCTTGATGCAAAGAAATACAGCAGATCTTGGAAAAATAAGTGAGCTGTTCCAGAAATATGGCTACAAATCACGTGTCAAAGAATCTACAG aggaggatgaagttAACAGTGAATCAGCAATGTCTGTCCAGAATAAATCtgatgaagaaaaagcaaatgatGTCCCTCACCTATCTGCCTCTACAGAGAAGCCAATGTTGCCCAAAGACCCACTGCGTAGCCCCCAGCTCTCTGATTTTGGTCTTTCCCAATTGGCTGTCTCCAGGCCTTGGAGTGTGGTGAAAGCCCAGCACACGGCAAGTGCACGTCAACAAAACTCAAAGAATGAGACTCCGTTAAGATTGCAAACACCCCGGGCTTTGCCCAAAACACCGAAATGCAAGCTAAAGATGGATGACTATGAGTGTGAACTTGAACACTTTGGCATTAGTGAACATACCATGTGTATGAATGAAGATTATACTATGTCACTTATTCATAAAACTTCTCAGACAATCAAAAA TTTGGTTAAAAGAGGAGACACTAATTTGCCAGAAATGACAATCAAGGAAATCATGGTTACTCCTACATCAAAATCAAGTAAAAGAGCTGAGAACG CAGCAGCTCACTGGACAGCTTCTCCTATGGTATTTGTGTTCTGTACTCCTGATGTGAAGGCCTCTTCCAAAACAACTAATGCAGTATTATCAAGTTCACCAGAGACAAAAGAACTGCCTCTTCCCAGTACTGCAGCAACGCCACAGTGTCCAGATTTTCAAACAAGATGGCTAAAAGCAGAAGCTAAG CAGCAGGTAACACCAGGGGGGAAGATTGAGTCAGTGACAAAGAATGATGCAAAAGATACAccatacaaagaaaaaagaattgctTTTGCTGCGAGCTGTGATGAGTATCTTAAACATCCTAGGGACCCTTCCCCTCCCAAACTGGAAGACTATGACCATCTACTCAATACTCCTCCACCTCCAGAAATAACAAGGATACCAGATGATGTTCTGAAG ATGCTTTCCCAGTATAATCGTAAGGTAGATGCCTCTTCTAAAGCCAAGGAAATGGAGAACAAGGCAGGAAATACTAGAAGATATGAAAGTTATTCCACTGATTACTGCAACAAAGAGAACAG GGGGTATCGTGGAGTTTTCAAGACAAACATCTGA
- the SKA3 gene encoding spindle and kinetochore-associated protein 3 isoform X2: MDVTRSFFGKLRELALTMEKEVKQMERAMRREDVDYEDESPIAVLHDLHCKIKAHKEEVRASLDKSCSEEKAIREFMKASEILMQRNTADLGKISELFQKYGYKSRVKESTEEEDEVNSESAMSVQNKSDEEKANDVPHLSASTEKPMLPKDPLRSPQLSDFGLSQLAVSRPWSVVKAQHTASARQQNSKNETPLRLQTPRALPKTPKCKLKMDDYECELEHFGISEHTMCMNEDYTMSLIHKTSQTIKNLVKRGDTNLPEMTIKEIMVTPTSKSSKRAENAAHWTASPMVFVFCTPDVKASSKTTNAVLSSSPETKELPLPSTAATPQCPDFQTRWLKAEAKQQVTPGGKIESVTKNDAKDTPYKEKRIAFAASCDEYLKHPRDPSPPKLEDYDHLLNTPPPPEITRIPDDVLKMLSQYNRKVDASSKAKEMENKAGNTRRYESYSTDYCNKENRGYRGVFKTNI, encoded by the exons ACTATGAAGATGAATCTCCAATAGCAGTCTTGCATGACCTTCATTGCAAAATCAAGGCTCACAAG GAAGAGGTTCGTGCCAGTCTTGATaagagctgctctgaggaaaAAGCAATTCGTGAGTTTATGAAGGCAAGTGAAATCTTGATGCAAAGAAATACAGCAGATCTTGGAAAAATAAGTGAGCTGTTCCAGAAATATGGCTACAAATCACGTGTCAAAGAATCTACAG aagaggaggatgaagttAACAGTGAATCAGCAATGTCTGTCCAGAATAAATCtgatgaagaaaaagcaaatgatGTCCCTCACCTATCTGCCTCTACAGAGAAGCCAATGTTGCCCAAAGACCCACTGCGTAGCCCCCAGCTCTCTGATTTTGGTCTTTCCCAATTGGCTGTCTCCAGGCCTTGGAGTGTGGTGAAAGCCCAGCACACGGCAAGTGCACGTCAACAAAACTCAAAGAATGAGACTCCGTTAAGATTGCAAACACCCCGGGCTTTGCCCAAAACACCGAAATGCAAGCTAAAGATGGATGACTATGAGTGTGAACTTGAACACTTTGGCATTAGTGAACATACCATGTGTATGAATGAAGATTATACTATGTCACTTATTCATAAAACTTCTCAGACAATCAAAAA TTTGGTTAAAAGAGGAGACACTAATTTGCCAGAAATGACAATCAAGGAAATCATGGTTACTCCTACATCAAAATCAAGTAAAAGAGCTGAGAACG CAGCTCACTGGACAGCTTCTCCTATGGTATTTGTGTTCTGTACTCCTGATGTGAAGGCCTCTTCCAAAACAACTAATGCAGTATTATCAAGTTCACCAGAGACAAAAGAACTGCCTCTTCCCAGTACTGCAGCAACGCCACAGTGTCCAGATTTTCAAACAAGATGGCTAAAAGCAGAAGCTAAG CAGCAGGTAACACCAGGGGGGAAGATTGAGTCAGTGACAAAGAATGATGCAAAAGATACAccatacaaagaaaaaagaattgctTTTGCTGCGAGCTGTGATGAGTATCTTAAACATCCTAGGGACCCTTCCCCTCCCAAACTGGAAGACTATGACCATCTACTCAATACTCCTCCACCTCCAGAAATAACAAGGATACCAGATGATGTTCTGAAG ATGCTTTCCCAGTATAATCGTAAGGTAGATGCCTCTTCTAAAGCCAAGGAAATGGAGAACAAGGCAGGAAATACTAGAAGATATGAAAGTTATTCCACTGATTACTGCAACAAAGAGAACAG GGGGTATCGTGGAGTTTTCAAGACAAACATCTGA
- the SKA3 gene encoding spindle and kinetochore-associated protein 3 isoform X1 — translation MDVTRSFFGKLRELALTMEKEVKQMERAMRREDVDYEDESPIAVLHDLHCKIKAHKEEVRASLDKSCSEEKAIREFMKASEILMQRNTADLGKISELFQKYGYKSRVKESTEEEDEVNSESAMSVQNKSDEEKANDVPHLSASTEKPMLPKDPLRSPQLSDFGLSQLAVSRPWSVVKAQHTASARQQNSKNETPLRLQTPRALPKTPKCKLKMDDYECELEHFGISEHTMCMNEDYTMSLIHKTSQTIKNLVKRGDTNLPEMTIKEIMVTPTSKSSKRAENAAAHWTASPMVFVFCTPDVKASSKTTNAVLSSSPETKELPLPSTAATPQCPDFQTRWLKAEAKQQVTPGGKIESVTKNDAKDTPYKEKRIAFAASCDEYLKHPRDPSPPKLEDYDHLLNTPPPPEITRIPDDVLKMLSQYNRKVDASSKAKEMENKAGNTRRYESYSTDYCNKENRGYRGVFKTNI, via the exons ACTATGAAGATGAATCTCCAATAGCAGTCTTGCATGACCTTCATTGCAAAATCAAGGCTCACAAG GAAGAGGTTCGTGCCAGTCTTGATaagagctgctctgaggaaaAAGCAATTCGTGAGTTTATGAAGGCAAGTGAAATCTTGATGCAAAGAAATACAGCAGATCTTGGAAAAATAAGTGAGCTGTTCCAGAAATATGGCTACAAATCACGTGTCAAAGAATCTACAG aagaggaggatgaagttAACAGTGAATCAGCAATGTCTGTCCAGAATAAATCtgatgaagaaaaagcaaatgatGTCCCTCACCTATCTGCCTCTACAGAGAAGCCAATGTTGCCCAAAGACCCACTGCGTAGCCCCCAGCTCTCTGATTTTGGTCTTTCCCAATTGGCTGTCTCCAGGCCTTGGAGTGTGGTGAAAGCCCAGCACACGGCAAGTGCACGTCAACAAAACTCAAAGAATGAGACTCCGTTAAGATTGCAAACACCCCGGGCTTTGCCCAAAACACCGAAATGCAAGCTAAAGATGGATGACTATGAGTGTGAACTTGAACACTTTGGCATTAGTGAACATACCATGTGTATGAATGAAGATTATACTATGTCACTTATTCATAAAACTTCTCAGACAATCAAAAA TTTGGTTAAAAGAGGAGACACTAATTTGCCAGAAATGACAATCAAGGAAATCATGGTTACTCCTACATCAAAATCAAGTAAAAGAGCTGAGAACG CAGCAGCTCACTGGACAGCTTCTCCTATGGTATTTGTGTTCTGTACTCCTGATGTGAAGGCCTCTTCCAAAACAACTAATGCAGTATTATCAAGTTCACCAGAGACAAAAGAACTGCCTCTTCCCAGTACTGCAGCAACGCCACAGTGTCCAGATTTTCAAACAAGATGGCTAAAAGCAGAAGCTAAG CAGCAGGTAACACCAGGGGGGAAGATTGAGTCAGTGACAAAGAATGATGCAAAAGATACAccatacaaagaaaaaagaattgctTTTGCTGCGAGCTGTGATGAGTATCTTAAACATCCTAGGGACCCTTCCCCTCCCAAACTGGAAGACTATGACCATCTACTCAATACTCCTCCACCTCCAGAAATAACAAGGATACCAGATGATGTTCTGAAG ATGCTTTCCCAGTATAATCGTAAGGTAGATGCCTCTTCTAAAGCCAAGGAAATGGAGAACAAGGCAGGAAATACTAGAAGATATGAAAGTTATTCCACTGATTACTGCAACAAAGAGAACAG GGGGTATCGTGGAGTTTTCAAGACAAACATCTGA